The Pirellulales bacterium genome contains a region encoding:
- a CDS encoding phage portal protein: MPSPISQRLTEAWSALLDTLVDPHEPFLDDASAAWLPLASDAAPGDMTIPSAAQLQETRNHCRMLALTNEFAINGHENRINFIVGPGHSYRVTAVRGQQPARTLLLDAMQELNRFLRENQWPLRQAEIVRRRDRDGEVFLRFFTSPAGVLQLRFVEPAAVATPPRYAAQPGVRLGIMTLPQDVETVQAYLIDGSIVPADEIQHRKLGVDANVLRGMPLFYPVRKNLRRAEKLLRNMSTVAEIQSAIALIRKHRAAGRGGVEAFVAGQADATAPNMGSGGGARSRTWQHFSPGTILDAPGSIEYEFPAAQLNAGSYVAILQAELRAIASRLVMPEFMLTSDASNANYSSTMIAEGPAMRMFARLQAEQVAADQVVLEKALQTAITAGRLPRDTLELCEITAVPPSLAVRDQLQETQRRRIEYQSGILSAQTWSQQTGLDYDQEQALRKAHAAI; this comes from the coding sequence ATGCCCTCCCCAATTTCCCAACGCCTGACCGAAGCTTGGTCCGCGCTACTCGACACCCTGGTCGATCCGCACGAGCCGTTCCTGGACGATGCCTCCGCCGCCTGGCTGCCGCTCGCCAGTGATGCCGCGCCTGGCGACATGACGATCCCATCCGCCGCGCAGTTACAAGAAACCCGCAATCATTGCCGGATGCTGGCCCTTACTAATGAATTTGCCATCAATGGGCATGAAAACCGGATTAACTTTATCGTCGGGCCGGGGCATTCTTATCGCGTGACGGCGGTTCGCGGCCAGCAGCCCGCGCGGACGCTGCTACTGGACGCGATGCAAGAGCTGAATCGCTTCTTGCGGGAAAATCAGTGGCCGCTGCGCCAGGCCGAGATTGTTCGCCGCCGCGACCGCGATGGCGAGGTCTTTCTGCGCTTCTTTACCAGTCCCGCCGGTGTCCTGCAATTGCGGTTTGTCGAACCGGCCGCGGTGGCCACGCCCCCCCGCTATGCCGCGCAACCGGGTGTGCGGCTGGGGATCATGACTCTCCCCCAGGATGTTGAGACCGTACAAGCGTATTTGATTGACGGGAGCATCGTTCCCGCGGATGAAATTCAGCATCGCAAGCTAGGGGTCGATGCCAATGTGCTGCGCGGGATGCCGCTATTTTATCCAGTACGCAAGAATCTGCGCCGTGCCGAAAAGCTGCTGCGGAACATGAGCACCGTGGCCGAGATTCAATCGGCAATCGCGTTGATTCGCAAGCATCGGGCGGCGGGACGCGGCGGAGTGGAGGCCTTTGTGGCGGGACAAGCCGATGCCACCGCGCCGAACATGGGAAGTGGCGGCGGTGCGCGCAGCCGAACATGGCAGCATTTTTCGCCGGGGACCATCTTGGACGCTCCCGGCAGCATTGAATATGAATTTCCCGCCGCGCAACTTAACGCCGGCAGTTATGTCGCGATATTGCAGGCGGAACTGCGGGCGATTGCCAGCCGGCTGGTCATGCCAGAATTTATGCTAACGAGCGACGCCTCCAACGCAAACTACAGCTCGACGATGATCGCCGAAGGTCCGGCGATGCGCATGTTCGCCCGCCTCCAGGCGGAGCAAGTCGCGGCTGACCAGGTCGTGCTAGAAAAAGCACTGCAAACGGCCATCACGGCGGGCCGTCTGCCGCGGGACACGCTGGAATTGTGCGAAATTACCGCCGTGCCGCCATCGCTGGCCGTGCGCGATCAACTGCAAGAAACACAACGACGCAGAATTGAATATCAAAGCGGCATCTTGTCCGCGCAAACCTGGTCGCAGCAGACGGGCTTGGACTATGACCAGGAACAAGCCTTACGGAAAGCCCACGCGGCAATTTAA
- a CDS encoding GNAT family N-acetyltransferase produces MITVQPVHTRQEQRQFVDFPWRHYAGDSLWIPPLLVSIREALNYTPNPFYDQAAIQTFLAREGNRVVGRIAAIENRAHNQRYHEERAFFGFYEAGEDPAITAALLSAVRDWSRARGLRTLRGPVNPSLNYELGLLVDGFHKPPAFMMSYNKPYYAARLESCGLAKSQDLYAFYGHVNMLGTLDKKLQSMVDAAKERFGVKLRALDKRRFLDEVRMFLDIYNRSLVNTWGFVPLSEGEVRHLAAGLKHLIVPELSIIAEIEGQPVGCCFALLDYNPRIKQINGRLFPFGFLRLLWNRRAIKQMRVISANVIPEYQRWGLGLVLLNGLVPKVMEWGIQEAEFSWVLESNHLSRASLEKGGAKLDKTYRLYDGLVDAD; encoded by the coding sequence TTGATTACAGTCCAGCCCGTTCATACCCGGCAAGAGCAACGGCAGTTTGTGGATTTTCCCTGGAGGCATTACGCGGGGGATTCACTGTGGATTCCACCCCTCTTGGTCAGCATCCGCGAAGCACTTAATTACACACCTAATCCTTTTTACGATCAAGCCGCGATCCAAACTTTTTTAGCCCGCGAGGGAAACCGCGTGGTGGGCCGGATCGCCGCGATAGAGAATCGGGCGCATAATCAACGCTATCATGAGGAACGGGCGTTTTTTGGCTTTTACGAAGCGGGCGAAGATCCCGCCATCACCGCCGCGCTCTTGTCCGCCGTACGCGATTGGAGCCGCGCCCGCGGACTGCGCACGCTCCGCGGACCGGTCAATCCCTCGCTTAACTATGAACTAGGCTTGTTGGTTGACGGCTTTCATAAACCGCCCGCCTTTATGATGAGCTATAACAAACCCTACTACGCGGCCCGCCTGGAAAGCTGCGGACTAGCCAAAAGCCAGGATTTGTATGCGTTTTATGGCCATGTCAATATGCTAGGGACGCTGGATAAAAAACTTCAGTCGATGGTGGACGCCGCGAAGGAACGCTTTGGCGTCAAGCTGCGCGCGTTGGATAAACGCCGCTTCTTGGACGAAGTCCGAATGTTCCTGGATATCTATAACCGATCGCTTGTCAATACTTGGGGGTTTGTGCCATTATCAGAAGGGGAAGTCCGCCATCTGGCCGCTGGGTTAAAGCATTTGATCGTGCCAGAACTGTCCATCATCGCCGAAATCGAGGGCCAGCCCGTCGGTTGCTGCTTTGCCCTGTTGGACTATAACCCCCGCATCAAGCAAATCAACGGGCGGCTCTTTCCCTTTGGCTTTTTACGCCTCTTGTGGAATCGCCGCGCCATCAAACAGATGCGCGTCATCAGCGCCAATGTCATTCCCGAATACCAGCGCTGGGGGCTGGGCCTGGTCCTCTTAAATGGCTTGGTCCCCAAAGTAATGGAATGGGGCATCCAAGAAGCGGAATTCTCCTGGGTGCTAGAGTCCAACCATCTGTCCCGCGCCAGTCTGGAAAAGGGGGGGGCAAAGCTGGACAAGACCTATCGATTGTATGACGGTCTAGTGGATGCGGATTAA
- a CDS encoding DUF6268 family outer membrane beta-barrel protein — protein sequence MRKNPLFCQVARWGVFWPLLLGTAIFSTGNGTAQQLPMAGQSGPAVAPTLAGASASGTPTGGQQTSTPAFGAYSTIEPASFFPPGYPSGYPGPTTAEGAPLGYGRGGGPPPGSAGAAVAYPGSEPPFDPPPLVDGPATTVTPEAVLIDESCDTCESPSDQNPRPRGGPPRGVKPGMLQAINISATYLPDLADDGFSVLDLEHSFTLGFPLPSRESPLLLSPGFNVHLLEGPAAPDLPSTLYDAYLSIRWLRKVSDRWMLNAAVIPGWYSDWQTGSDDALRVPAQLFGIYECNPQLKVILGVVYLDRQDIPFLPAVGLIYSPNEDTTWEFVMPRPRYLRRIRATGHSEDWLSISGEFGGGQWAFQRSDNTTDVLSARDYRLLIGWERKRFDGGWGMKAELGYVFSRVYEFESETTPDYEPGDTLAARLMLIY from the coding sequence ATGCGTAAGAATCCGTTGTTTTGCCAAGTCGCGCGGTGGGGTGTCTTTTGGCCGCTGTTGCTGGGGACGGCGATTTTTTCCACGGGCAACGGGACCGCGCAACAATTGCCTATGGCTGGACAAAGCGGGCCAGCCGTCGCGCCAACCCTGGCGGGAGCAAGCGCCAGCGGGACACCAACAGGCGGGCAGCAGACTTCCACTCCCGCCTTTGGGGCATATTCCACCATCGAACCCGCGTCGTTCTTTCCGCCGGGGTATCCCAGCGGCTATCCCGGACCCACCACGGCCGAGGGGGCGCCCCTGGGCTATGGACGGGGAGGCGGTCCGCCACCCGGATCGGCGGGGGCGGCCGTGGCCTATCCCGGTAGCGAGCCGCCATTTGATCCACCACCGCTGGTGGATGGTCCCGCCACCACGGTGACCCCGGAGGCGGTGTTAATTGACGAAAGCTGCGATACCTGCGAGTCCCCCTCTGATCAGAATCCGCGGCCGCGCGGCGGGCCACCCCGCGGGGTAAAGCCTGGCATGCTACAGGCGATCAATATCAGCGCGACCTATTTGCCCGATCTGGCTGATGATGGCTTTTCGGTATTGGATCTGGAGCACAGTTTTACGCTGGGATTTCCGCTCCCCAGCCGCGAATCACCTTTGCTGCTGTCTCCCGGCTTTAACGTGCATCTGCTCGAAGGCCCCGCCGCGCCGGATTTGCCCTCGACCCTGTACGATGCCTATCTTTCGATTCGCTGGCTGCGCAAGGTCTCCGACCGCTGGATGCTCAATGCCGCGGTCATCCCGGGCTGGTACTCCGACTGGCAAACCGGCAGCGATGACGCGCTCCGCGTCCCGGCGCAGCTCTTTGGCATTTATGAATGCAACCCCCAACTCAAGGTCATCCTGGGCGTGGTGTATCTTGATCGCCAGGATATTCCGTTTTTACCGGCGGTGGGTTTGATTTATTCACCCAACGAGGACACCACGTGGGAATTTGTGATGCCGCGGCCGCGCTACCTGCGCCGAATCCGCGCGACGGGTCACAGCGAGGACTGGCTGAGCATCAGCGGCGAATTTGGCGGGGGACAATGGGCGTTCCAGCGCAGCGACAACACCACGGACGTCCTGTCCGCGCGGGATTATCGGCTGCTGATTGGCTGGGAACGAAAGCGATTTGACGGCGGCTGGGGGATGAAGGCCGAACTAGGTTATGTCTTTAGCCGGGTGTACGAATTTGAAAGCGAAACCACGCCCGATTACGAACCGGGAGACACGCTGGCCGCGCGATTGATGCTGATCTATTAG
- a CDS encoding DUF6268 family outer membrane beta-barrel protein: MPHLFRWFLALVLAHGVAPTHAQNYTDHSDPPPDYIVSDSPHAVSAGEYDGTSDSSPGQHPVADVDPWSVEPPTSMSPETPVESVWSQSATPSATAVVMPDYVLIQEASATNDPLLLGSNTLYVQDFDITESDLPGIVRQELFQGVKSSARYLPDWNSSGFTQLELENSATLAMPFPDWNSALLVSPNIDAYLLSGPEAPDLPPGLYGTSLEVRYLRRLSDRITLNSSVKPGWFSDFRTNSTQAIRAPAQSFIIYDISPQWEFIAGLVYLDRDDVNFLPAIGFIWTPSPNVRIEAMIPRPGAFFRFRQTSRFDDWLAISGEFGGGQWAIERADGRDDVLSAQDYRLVAGIERRSRAGGMGWVAEAGYVFARKYQYQQTGDPDYEPADTVLLRLGVNY; this comes from the coding sequence TTGCCGCATCTTTTTCGCTGGTTTCTGGCGTTGGTCCTGGCCCATGGGGTCGCGCCGACGCACGCGCAAAATTACACCGACCATTCGGATCCTCCACCCGACTATATCGTGTCCGACAGCCCACACGCTGTTTCCGCAGGGGAATATGATGGCACGAGCGATTCCTCGCCTGGACAGCATCCCGTTGCCGATGTTGATCCGTGGTCGGTGGAGCCGCCCACCAGCATGTCCCCGGAGACCCCGGTGGAATCCGTGTGGAGCCAGTCGGCGACACCAAGCGCCACCGCGGTGGTCATGCCGGATTATGTTTTGATCCAAGAAGCGTCCGCCACGAACGACCCGCTTTTACTAGGCAGTAATACCCTCTACGTGCAGGATTTTGACATTACCGAAAGCGATTTGCCCGGCATCGTGCGGCAAGAACTGTTTCAAGGCGTCAAAAGCTCGGCCCGCTATTTGCCAGACTGGAACAGCAGCGGGTTTACCCAACTAGAGTTGGAAAATTCGGCCACGCTGGCCATGCCCTTTCCCGACTGGAACTCCGCCTTGCTGGTCTCGCCGAATATAGATGCCTATCTCCTTAGCGGTCCGGAAGCCCCCGATTTGCCGCCGGGTTTGTACGGTACTTCGCTCGAGGTGCGTTACCTGCGCCGTTTGTCCGACCGCATCACGCTCAACAGCAGCGTCAAGCCGGGCTGGTTTTCGGACTTTCGCACCAACAGTACCCAGGCGATCCGCGCTCCCGCTCAAAGCTTTATTATTTATGACATTTCCCCGCAGTGGGAATTTATCGCGGGGCTGGTGTATCTAGACCGGGACGATGTCAATTTTTTGCCCGCGATCGGGTTTATCTGGACTCCGTCGCCAAATGTGCGCATCGAGGCCATGATCCCCCGCCCCGGAGCCTTCTTTCGCTTCCGACAAACTAGCCGCTTTGATGATTGGCTGGCCATCAGCGGAGAGTTTGGCGGCGGGCAATGGGCGATCGAGCGGGCCGATGGTCGCGACGACGTCCTTTCAGCGCAAGATTACCGCCTGGTCGCCGGTATTGAACGACGCAGCCGCGCGGGTGGGATGGGGTGGGTGGCCGAGGCGGGTTATGTCTTTGCCCGCAAGTATCAATACCAGCAAACCGGCGATCCCGACTACGAACCGGCCGATACCGTGTTACTGCGCTTGGGCGTGAATTATTAA
- a CDS encoding DUF1559 domain-containing protein: MSILRKSSRGKQMFRAASLALGLVAAGGWRPPIIHAQIASQPEVAVAPGNTTVASGDLTVNAGSMATPAPTVAVLAGPSPGVPPTLSAAPMPAQPTATPPAAPHTPVILLQSDTQPVPVLLAPSALPVPALKVRLLPQESELLPGDAAAYYTKAIVFLNSHGGKDVGESQSRISDWLELPLEKFPLAAAKQELGKYRSVINYLHYGAVRRECHWAIPIHDGRENPIAILLPEIQEMRNCAKILALQARVDILENRPVAALDSLRSGYALGRKLGESPILINSLVGMAITHIMNRELLNLLSVPECPNLYWTITALPTPLIDTRPTIDFEMNILFHIFPEMAKLDKEEHAPEEWNRLYGTLVVRLQSLGREIGVDMPASLGNDVSTAFLGTLALPVVGQRAKEMLPELGYDKSEIAKMSFAQAFLTQLVAQYKQTRDEMLKLQFLPIQEFAKLGYSDKEAIEQARRREIIPLAQLLLPAVTQARFSAIRLERAMALMRAIEALRLHAQQQQSLPKSWSEVAAVPVPLDPLTGQPFTYVYHGQTAVIEALSPAGRPGQDLRYKLSLATPEQIATRTALVAANQPAGASITPSVAEVKPATPASPSNAAATAEKPAATPLTGPAVAGKLKYHETDSSWNPIVQARAAARRSQSLNNMKQLGLAMHNYQDAHKTFPSPGSVDKNGKPLLSWRVHLLPYIEQDALYRQFKLDEPWDSEHNKKLIEKMPQLYASPLSQPLPAGKTCYQLPVGPDTMFSQVGSGPQMRDITDGTSNTILLLEVSPDRAVEWTKPADWEYDAAGKEPLAGLFGMRQGGLLTLFADASARVIAPTIDAAVLQKLLTSRGGEPIEDLP, from the coding sequence ATGTCGATATTGAGAAAATCTTCGCGCGGGAAACAGATGTTCCGCGCGGCCAGTTTAGCCTTGGGCCTGGTGGCCGCGGGGGGATGGCGGCCTCCGATCATTCACGCGCAAATTGCGTCGCAGCCGGAAGTCGCCGTGGCACCGGGAAATACCACCGTGGCGAGCGGGGATTTGACTGTCAATGCCGGTTCCATGGCAACCCCCGCACCGACTGTCGCGGTGTTAGCCGGTCCGAGTCCAGGAGTTCCCCCGACGCTTTCCGCCGCTCCGATGCCTGCGCAGCCAACCGCTACTCCCCCCGCCGCGCCGCATACGCCGGTAATTCTATTGCAATCCGATACCCAGCCAGTCCCGGTCTTGCTGGCGCCGTCGGCCTTGCCCGTGCCGGCGTTAAAGGTTCGCCTGCTCCCCCAGGAAAGTGAGTTGTTGCCTGGCGATGCGGCGGCTTATTACACCAAGGCGATCGTGTTTTTAAATTCCCACGGTGGCAAAGACGTTGGTGAAAGCCAAAGCCGCATCAGTGATTGGCTGGAACTGCCGCTGGAAAAATTTCCTCTGGCCGCCGCCAAGCAAGAACTGGGCAAATACCGTTCGGTCATCAATTACCTGCATTACGGCGCGGTGCGCCGGGAGTGCCATTGGGCGATACCCATTCATGACGGGCGGGAGAATCCGATTGCGATATTATTGCCGGAAATTCAGGAAATGCGCAACTGTGCCAAAATTTTGGCCCTGCAAGCGCGGGTGGACATCTTGGAAAACCGCCCCGTCGCGGCACTGGATTCCCTGCGCAGCGGATATGCCCTGGGTCGAAAATTGGGGGAATCCCCTATTTTAATCAATAGCCTGGTCGGCATGGCCATCACGCACATCATGAATCGGGAATTGCTCAATCTGCTTTCCGTGCCGGAATGTCCCAATCTGTACTGGACGATCACCGCGCTTCCCACTCCGCTGATTGACACGCGGCCGACCATTGATTTTGAGATGAACATTTTGTTTCATATTTTTCCCGAAATGGCCAAGCTGGACAAGGAAGAACACGCGCCGGAGGAATGGAATCGCCTGTATGGCACGTTGGTGGTGCGGTTGCAGTCATTAGGCCGGGAGATCGGAGTGGATATGCCGGCCTCGCTGGGGAATGATGTTTCCACCGCGTTTCTAGGGACATTGGCGCTGCCCGTGGTCGGTCAGCGAGCCAAGGAAATGTTGCCAGAGTTGGGCTATGACAAGTCCGAAATCGCCAAGATGTCGTTTGCGCAGGCTTTTTTGACGCAACTGGTCGCGCAGTATAAGCAAACCCGCGATGAGATGCTCAAGCTGCAATTTTTGCCGATCCAAGAGTTCGCAAAATTAGGCTACAGCGACAAAGAGGCGATCGAACAGGCCCGTCGACGGGAGATCATCCCCCTCGCGCAGTTGCTGTTGCCCGCGGTAACGCAAGCCCGGTTTAGCGCGATCCGGTTGGAACGGGCAATGGCGCTTATGCGGGCGATCGAGGCGCTGCGCCTGCACGCGCAACAACAGCAGTCGCTGCCAAAAAGCTGGTCCGAAGTGGCAGCCGTGCCGGTGCCGCTGGATCCGTTGACCGGGCAGCCTTTTACCTATGTGTATCACGGCCAAACCGCGGTGATCGAGGCCCTTAGTCCCGCGGGACGGCCAGGCCAGGATTTGCGGTACAAGCTGAGTTTGGCCACGCCAGAACAAATTGCAACCCGCACCGCCCTGGTTGCGGCGAATCAACCGGCGGGGGCGAGTATCACGCCCTCCGTGGCCGAGGTAAAGCCCGCGACACCCGCATCCCCGTCGAACGCGGCCGCGACTGCCGAAAAACCAGCCGCGACACCGCTGACCGGGCCGGCGGTCGCGGGCAAGTTGAAATATCATGAAACGGATTCAAGTTGGAATCCGATTGTCCAGGCCCGGGCCGCCGCGCGCAGGTCGCAATCATTGAACAATATGAAGCAACTGGGGCTCGCGATGCACAATTATCAGGATGCTCATAAGACTTTTCCCTCACCGGGCAGCGTGGACAAAAATGGCAAGCCGCTATTAAGTTGGCGGGTGCATCTCTTGCCATATATCGAACAAGACGCGCTTTATCGCCAGTTCAAGCTGGATGAACCGTGGGATAGCGAGCATAACAAGAAGTTAATTGAGAAAATGCCGCAACTGTATGCCTCGCCCTTGTCGCAGCCCCTCCCCGCGGGCAAGACCTGTTATCAACTGCCGGTCGGACCGGACACGATGTTTTCCCAGGTTGGCAGCGGACCTCAGATGCGGGACATCACCGACGGCACCTCCAACACCATTCTGCTGCTCGAGGTCAGCCCCGATCGCGCGGTGGAATGGACTAAACCCGCGGATTGGGAGTATGACGCCGCGGGGAAGGAGCCGCTGGCAGGTTTGTTTGGCATGCGGCAGGGGGGGTTGCTGACCCTGTTTGCCGACGCTTCGGCCCGGGTGATTGCCCCCACGATTGACGCCGCGGTCCTCCAAAAATTGTTAACCAGCCGCGGCGGGGAGCCGATTGAAGATCTGCCTTAG
- a CDS encoding RNA polymerase sigma factor, with protein MAVSREFLAEVQQRRGSPRPSLAVPPSLELSPPVDPLLSDLPTAVASSPTPSRSELPSLAPAASSQSLPTIPSCWTGEELAAIWDAQHLGLILYARQWCQTPEDVAQESFWQLACLAERPQDPTAWLYRAVRNRAISALRGEIRRRQHEANYAQSRPEWFCPSTAAGPWSAVEVQAALQKLSEQQREMIVLHLWSGLTFEQIATVTNTSGSTAHRQYAAGLQALRKLLQ; from the coding sequence ATGGCCGTATCACGCGAATTTTTGGCGGAAGTGCAGCAAAGGCGGGGATCGCCCCGCCCTTCCCTGGCCGTACCGCCATCCCTGGAGTTATCACCCCCTGTTGATCCACTGTTGTCGGATTTACCCACGGCTGTTGCGTCCTCCCCCACCCCTTCCCGGTCAGAGTTGCCTTCCTTGGCCCCTGCCGCCAGTTCCCAGTCGCTGCCAACCATCCCCTCCTGTTGGACCGGGGAGGAGCTGGCCGCCATCTGGGATGCGCAGCACCTGGGCCTGATCCTGTACGCGCGGCAATGGTGTCAAACGCCAGAGGACGTGGCCCAGGAGTCGTTTTGGCAGTTGGCCTGTTTGGCGGAGCGACCGCAGGATCCGACGGCATGGCTGTACCGCGCGGTGCGTAATCGGGCGATCAGCGCGTTACGGGGTGAAATACGCCGTCGCCAGCATGAGGCAAATTATGCGCAGTCGCGGCCGGAGTGGTTTTGTCCATCGACCGCGGCTGGACCCTGGAGCGCCGTGGAAGTGCAGGCCGCACTACAAAAGCTGTCCGAACAACAGCGTGAAATGATCGTGCTGCACCTGTGGAGCGGGTTGACTTTTGAACAAATCGCCACCGTGACCAACACCAGCGGCAGCACCGCCCACCGGCAATATGCCGCTGGTTTACAAGCATTAAGAAAACTCCTGCAATAA
- the pdeM gene encoding ligase-associated DNA damage response endonuclease PdeM: MLTIELAGEEVRLLRERALFWPRQRTLFIADTHFGKAATFQSHGIPIPTGNTATDLARLAALLAATQAEELVILGDFWHAARGRSAETVALLAAWRAGCAEVSIRLIRGNHDRAAGDPPPEWNIACENPGAAAEPFTLAHEPLDQAGGYVLAGHLHPAIRLAESCGGGMRSPCFWVTPRMCVLPAFGGFTGAKCVTAVEGDRLFAIGPDEVVEVRTVTANHRPSRRKSTPQKT, translated from the coding sequence ATGTTGACGATCGAATTGGCGGGGGAGGAAGTCCGCCTGCTGCGCGAACGGGCACTCTTTTGGCCCCGGCAAAGAACGCTGTTTATTGCGGATACGCATTTTGGCAAGGCGGCCACGTTTCAGAGCCACGGCATCCCCATACCCACGGGAAACACCGCCACGGACCTGGCGCGACTGGCAGCGCTGTTGGCCGCCACCCAGGCGGAGGAACTGGTGATCCTGGGGGATTTTTGGCATGCGGCGCGAGGTCGATCGGCGGAGACGGTGGCGCTGTTAGCGGCGTGGCGGGCTGGTTGCGCGGAAGTGTCCATCCGGCTGATACGGGGGAACCACGACCGGGCCGCGGGGGATCCTCCGCCGGAATGGAACATCGCGTGTGAAAATCCCGGCGCGGCGGCGGAGCCTTTTACGCTGGCGCACGAACCGCTGGACCAGGCCGGGGGCTATGTGCTGGCGGGGCATTTGCATCCGGCGATTCGCCTGGCCGAAAGTTGCGGCGGGGGAATGCGGTCCCCTTGCTTTTGGGTGACGCCGCGTATGTGCGTGCTGCCGGCCTTTGGCGGATTTACCGGAGCCAAGTGTGTTACCGCGGTCGAGGGGGATCGGCTGTTTGCCATCGGCCCGGACGAAGTCGTGGAAGTCCGCACGGTAACGGCCAACCACCGCCCCTCCCGGCGCAAGAGTACGCCGCAAAAGACGTAA